In a single window of the Veillonella sp. genome:
- a CDS encoding L7Ae/L30e/S12e/Gadd45 family protein — protein MDIAHLKSMNKTIGAKQTLKNIARGTVKYVFVGRDSDERVVEPIRTACSEQGIPVNDKHTMDDLGRACRIKVRATAVGILR, from the coding sequence ATGGACATTGCCCATCTGAAGTCGATGAACAAAACAATCGGTGCCAAGCAAACGTTGAAAAACATTGCACGAGGAACTGTGAAGTATGTGTTCGTAGGACGCGATAGTGATGAACGTGTAGTTGAACCTATACGAACAGCTTGTTCTGAACAGGGAATACCTGTGAATGATAAGCACACTATGGATGACCTCGGTCGTGCGTGTCGCATTAAGGTGCGGGCCACAGCGGTAGGTATCCTACGTTAA
- the rplC gene encoding 50S ribosomal protein L3, which yields MSKAILGKKLGMTQVFTAEGQLVPVTVVETTPSVVVRVKTVETDGYEAVQIGYGSIKEKHLTKPVKGQFDKAGVAPVKYLREVRVANAADYTVGQTLAADIFAEGELVDVVGTGKGKGFAGTIKRHNFSRGPETHGSKSHREPGSIGPMISGGGGKVYKGKKLPGQMGGYRVTVQRLSVVKVDAERNLLLVKGGIPGAKGSLVMVRNTVKPVK from the coding sequence ATGTCTAAAGCTATTTTGGGTAAAAAATTAGGAATGACTCAAGTCTTCACAGCTGAAGGCCAATTAGTTCCTGTAACAGTAGTGGAAACTACCCCAAGCGTTGTAGTGCGCGTTAAGACTGTTGAAACAGACGGCTACGAAGCAGTACAAATTGGTTACGGTTCCATTAAAGAAAAACATTTAACAAAACCTGTAAAAGGTCAGTTCGACAAAGCTGGCGTAGCTCCAGTTAAATATCTTCGCGAAGTTCGCGTAGCTAATGCAGCTGACTACACAGTAGGCCAAACTCTGGCAGCTGATATCTTCGCAGAAGGTGAATTGGTGGACGTAGTGGGTACAGGTAAAGGTAAGGGTTTTGCTGGCACAATTAAACGCCATAACTTCTCCCGTGGTCCTGAAACTCATGGTTCCAAATCTCACCGTGAACCTGGTTCCATCGGTCCTATGATCTCCGGTGGCGGCGGTAAGGTATACAAAGGTAAAAAACTCCCTGGACAAATGGGTGGTTACAGAGTTACCGTACAACGCTTATCCGTTGTGAAAGTTGATGCTGAACGTAACCTTTTATTGGTTAAAGGTGGTATCCCAGGCGCTAAAGGTAGCTTGGTTATGGTTCGCAACACGGTTAAACCTGTTAAATAA
- the tuf gene encoding elongation factor Tu, with amino-acid sequence MAKEKFERTKPHVNIGTIGHVDHGKTTLTAAITKVLAEKGQAEFQDYSNIDKAPEERERGITINTAHVEYETANRHYAHVDCPGHADYVKNMITGAAQMDGAILVCSAADGPMPQTREHILLARQVGVPAIVVFLNKADMVDDEELIELVEMEVRELLSSYEFPGDEVPIVVGSALKALEGDAQYVAKIDELMDAVDSYIPTPVRDTDKPFLMPVEDVFTITGRGTVATGRVERGQVNVGDTVEVVGLKEKAEQYVVTGLEMFRKTLDSAVAGDNVGALLRGVDRKDIERGQVLAKPGSINPHTKFKAEVYVLTKEEGGRHTPFFSNYRPQFYFRTTDVTGVVNLPEGVEMCMPGDNVTMDIELITPIAIEEGLRFAIREGGHTVGAGVVTEIEG; translated from the coding sequence ATGGCAAAAGAAAAATTTGAACGTACGAAACCGCATGTTAACATCGGTACAATCGGTCACGTTGACCATGGTAAAACTACTTTGACAGCTGCAATCACTAAAGTATTGGCTGAAAAAGGTCAAGCTGAATTCCAAGATTACAGCAACATCGATAAAGCTCCAGAAGAACGTGAACGTGGTATCACAATCAACACTGCACACGTTGAGTATGAAACTGCTAACCGTCACTATGCACACGTTGACTGCCCAGGCCATGCTGACTATGTTAAAAACATGATCACTGGTGCGGCTCAAATGGACGGCGCTATCTTGGTATGTTCCGCAGCTGACGGCCCTATGCCTCAAACTCGCGAACACATCTTGTTGGCTCGCCAAGTTGGTGTTCCTGCAATCGTAGTATTCTTGAACAAAGCTGACATGGTTGACGACGAAGAATTGATCGAATTAGTAGAAATGGAAGTTCGTGAACTTCTTTCTTCCTACGAATTCCCTGGCGACGAAGTGCCTATCGTTGTAGGTTCCGCTTTGAAAGCTTTGGAAGGCGACGCTCAATATGTAGCTAAAATCGACGAATTGATGGACGCTGTAGATTCCTACATCCCAACTCCAGTTCGTGATACTGACAAACCTTTCTTGATGCCTGTGGAAGACGTATTCACAATCACTGGTCGTGGTACAGTAGCAACTGGCCGTGTTGAACGTGGTCAAGTAAATGTAGGCGACACAGTAGAAGTAGTAGGCTTGAAAGAAAAAGCTGAACAATACGTAGTAACTGGTCTTGAAATGTTCCGCAAAACTTTGGACTCTGCAGTAGCAGGTGACAACGTAGGTGCATTGCTTCGTGGTGTTGACCGTAAAGACATCGAACGTGGTCAAGTATTGGCTAAACCAGGTTCCATCAACCCACACACAAAATTCAAAGCAGAAGTATACGTATTGACTAAAGAAGAAGGTGGCCGTCATACTCCATTCTTCTCCAACTACCGTCCACAATTCTACTTCCGTACAACAGACGTAACAGGTGTTGTAAACCTTCCTGAAGGTGTAGAAATGTGTATGCCTGGCGATAACGTAACAATGGATATCGAATTGATCACTCCAATCGCTATCGAAGAAGGTCTTCGTTTCGCGATCCGCGAAGGTGGCCATACAGTAGGCGCTGGCGTTGTAACTGAAATCGAAGGTTAA
- the rpsG gene encoding 30S ribosomal protein S7, translated as MPRKGPVPKRDVLPDPVYNSKLVTRFINKVMYDGKKGIAETIVYDAFEIIRSKMGQDPMEVFDQALKNVMPVLEVRARRIGGANYQVPVEVRADRRQTLGIRWVVNYARLRGERTMKERLAGELMDAFNNAGAAIKKKEDTHKMAEANKAFAHYRW; from the coding sequence ATGCCAAGAAAAGGCCCTGTTCCGAAACGTGATGTACTTCCAGATCCGGTGTACAACAGCAAATTAGTAACACGTTTCATTAACAAAGTTATGTACGATGGCAAAAAAGGCATTGCTGAAACTATCGTATATGATGCATTCGAAATTATTCGTTCCAAAATGGGTCAAGACCCAATGGAAGTTTTTGATCAAGCATTGAAAAATGTTATGCCTGTACTTGAAGTACGTGCTCGCCGTATCGGTGGTGCTAACTATCAAGTGCCAGTTGAAGTTCGTGCTGATCGCCGTCAAACACTCGGTATTCGCTGGGTTGTTAACTACGCTCGTCTTCGTGGTGAACGCACTATGAAAGAACGCTTAGCAGGCGAATTGATGGACGCTTTCAACAATGCAGGCGCTGCAATCAAGAAAAAAGAAGATACTCATAAAATGGCAGAAGCTAATAAAGCATTTGCTCATTATCGTTGGTAA
- the rpsL gene encoding 30S ribosomal protein S12 → MPTINQLVRKGRMSLTKKSTAPALQESPQKRGVCTRVYTATPKKPNSALRKVARVRLTNAIEVTAYIPGIGHNLQEHSVVLIRGGRVKDLPGVRYHIVRGALDTAGVQNRMQSRSKYGAKKAKK, encoded by the coding sequence ATGCCAACAATTAATCAGCTAGTACGCAAAGGTCGCATGAGCTTGACTAAAAAATCTACAGCTCCAGCGCTTCAAGAATCTCCACAAAAACGTGGTGTATGTACTCGTGTGTACACAGCTACTCCAAAGAAACCAAACTCCGCGCTTCGTAAAGTTGCCCGTGTACGTTTGACAAACGCTATTGAAGTAACTGCTTACATCCCAGGCATTGGTCACAATTTACAAGAACACAGTGTTGTACTTATCAGAGGCGGTCGTGTAAAAGACCTTCCAGGTGTGCGTTATCACATCGTTCGTGGTGCATTGGATACAGCTGGCGTACAAAACCGTATGCAAAGTCGTTCCAAATACGGCGCGAAAAAAGCTAAAAAATAA
- the rplD gene encoding 50S ribosomal protein L4 produces MPTVATYNQSGVKVGEIQLNDAVFGVEVNEAVMHQAVVRQLSNERLGTHATKTRGMVRGGGRKPWKQKGTGRARSGSSRSPIWIGGGTTFGPQPRSYYKAMPRKARRLAVKSALSDKVNNSELYVLEEITLAAPKTKEVLNIINSFNVGDAKVLFITEGDVNVERSARNIQGVKALACEGMNIFDLLHYDKLFITKGAVAKIEEVLG; encoded by the coding sequence ATGCCTACAGTAGCAACATATAATCAATCCGGCGTTAAAGTCGGTGAAATACAGTTAAACGATGCAGTATTCGGCGTTGAAGTTAACGAAGCCGTAATGCATCAAGCCGTAGTTCGTCAATTGTCTAACGAACGTCTCGGCACACATGCAACAAAAACTAGAGGTATGGTTCGTGGCGGTGGCCGCAAACCTTGGAAACAAAAAGGTACTGGCCGTGCTCGTTCCGGTTCCAGCCGTTCCCCAATTTGGATCGGTGGCGGTACTACATTTGGTCCACAACCTCGCAGCTATTACAAAGCTATGCCTCGTAAGGCTAGACGTTTAGCAGTTAAATCTGCTCTTAGCGATAAAGTGAATAATAGCGAATTATACGTTTTGGAAGAAATCACATTAGCAGCTCCTAAAACTAAAGAAGTGTTGAACATTATCAATAGCTTCAACGTTGGTGATGCAAAAGTATTGTTCATCACTGAAGGTGATGTAAATGTTGAACGTTCCGCTCGCAACATCCAAGGTGTTAAAGCATTGGCTTGCGAAGGTATGAACATTTTCGATCTTCTTCATTACGATAAGCTCTTCATTACTAAAGGTGCTGTCGCAAAAATCGAGGAGGTACTTGGATAA
- the rplW gene encoding 50S ribosomal protein L23 has product MQLHDVLIRPVITEKSTMLMEEGKYTFRVPLTANKVQIRQAVEKIFNVKVEKVATIRVLGKTKRMGRTQGKRSDYKKAIVTLKAGESIEFFEGV; this is encoded by the coding sequence ATGCAATTACATGATGTACTAATCCGCCCGGTTATTACCGAAAAATCCACTATGCTTATGGAAGAAGGCAAATACACTTTCCGTGTGCCTTTGACTGCAAATAAAGTGCAAATCCGTCAAGCAGTTGAAAAAATCTTCAATGTAAAAGTAGAAAAAGTAGCTACTATTCGCGTTTTAGGCAAAACTAAACGCATGGGTCGTACACAAGGTAAACGCAGCGATTACAAAAAAGCTATCGTTACTTTGAAAGCTGGCGAATCCATTGAATTCTTTGAAGGTGTCTAA
- the fusA gene encoding elongation factor G, giving the protein MAREFSLAKTRNIGIMAHIDAGKTTTTERILYYTGIVHKIGEVHEGAATMDWMEQEQERGITITSAATTCQWKEHRINIIDTPGHVDFTVEVERSLRVLDGSVAVFSAKGGVEPQSETVWRQASNYGVPRIAYVNKMDTVGADFFNVVDMMKTRLGANSVAIQVPIGAEDTFEGIIDLMTMKAEIYKSDDGKEYEITDIPAEYQEVAEARREMMIDAIAETDDDIMMKYLEGEELTVEELKAALRKAVIANQLFPVLCGSSYKNKGVQMLLDAVIDYMPAPIDIPAIKGVVPGTEEETTRPSSDEEPFSALAFKIMADPYVGKLAFFRVYSGTLESGSYVFNSTKGKKERIGRILQMHANSRKEIERVYSGDIAAAVGLKDTTTGDTLCDEKAPVILESMEFPEPVISVAVEPKTKADQEKMGTALARLAEEDPTFKVRTDEETGQTIISGMGELHLDIIVDRMNREFKVDCNVGKPQVAYRETIRKAVKAEGKFVRQSGGRGQYGHCWLELIPQEPGAGFEFENKVVGGAIPREYIGPVENGVKEAMESGVIAGYPMVDIKVIVFDGSYHDVDSNEMAFKIAGSMGFKEGARKADPALLEPYMSVEVDVPEEYMGDVIGDLNSRRGRMDGMEARNGNQHIKAYVPLSEMFGYATDLRSKTQGRGNYSMTFDHYEEVPKKIAEEIQAKKNG; this is encoded by the coding sequence GTGGCAAGAGAGTTTTCCTTAGCAAAAACTCGTAATATCGGTATCATGGCCCACATCGATGCTGGTAAGACAACAACTACAGAACGTATCCTCTACTATACAGGTATCGTTCATAAGATCGGCGAAGTACATGAAGGCGCTGCTACGATGGACTGGATGGAGCAAGAACAAGAACGTGGTATCACAATCACTTCTGCTGCGACAACTTGTCAATGGAAAGAACATCGTATCAACATCATCGATACTCCTGGTCACGTTGACTTTACTGTAGAAGTAGAACGTTCTCTACGTGTACTTGACGGTTCTGTTGCGGTATTCAGTGCTAAAGGCGGCGTTGAACCACAATCCGAAACAGTATGGCGTCAAGCTTCTAACTACGGCGTACCTCGTATCGCTTATGTAAATAAGATGGATACTGTAGGTGCTGACTTCTTCAACGTAGTTGACATGATGAAAACTCGTTTGGGTGCAAATTCCGTAGCTATCCAAGTGCCAATCGGCGCTGAAGATACTTTCGAAGGCATCATCGACTTGATGACTATGAAAGCGGAAATTTACAAATCCGACGATGGTAAAGAATATGAAATCACTGATATCCCTGCTGAATATCAAGAAGTAGCAGAAGCTCGTCGCGAAATGATGATCGATGCTATCGCTGAAACAGACGACGATATCATGATGAAATACTTGGAAGGCGAAGAACTTACAGTAGAAGAATTGAAAGCAGCATTGCGTAAAGCTGTTATTGCTAACCAATTGTTCCCTGTACTTTGTGGTTCTTCCTACAAAAACAAAGGTGTACAAATGTTATTGGACGCTGTAATTGATTACATGCCAGCTCCAATCGACATTCCAGCTATTAAAGGTGTAGTTCCTGGTACTGAAGAAGAAACTACTCGTCCTTCTTCCGATGAAGAGCCATTCTCCGCATTGGCATTCAAAATCATGGCTGACCCTTATGTTGGTAAATTAGCGTTCTTCCGTGTGTACTCCGGTACATTGGAATCCGGTTCTTACGTTTTCAACTCCACTAAAGGTAAAAAAGAACGTATCGGCCGTATTCTTCAAATGCACGCTAACTCCCGTAAAGAAATCGAACGCGTATACTCTGGTGACATCGCTGCGGCGGTTGGTTTGAAGGATACTACTACAGGCGACACATTGTGTGATGAAAAAGCTCCTGTAATCCTTGAATCCATGGAATTCCCTGAACCAGTTATCTCCGTTGCTGTTGAACCTAAAACAAAAGCTGACCAAGAAAAAATGGGTACAGCTCTTGCACGTTTGGCAGAAGAAGATCCTACTTTCAAAGTTCGTACTGATGAAGAAACAGGTCAAACTATTATCTCCGGTATGGGGGAACTTCACTTGGATATCATCGTTGACCGTATGAACCGTGAGTTCAAAGTAGACTGCAACGTAGGTAAACCTCAAGTAGCATATCGCGAAACTATCCGTAAAGCTGTTAAAGCTGAAGGTAAATTCGTTCGTCAATCTGGTGGTCGTGGTCAATATGGTCACTGCTGGTTGGAATTGATTCCACAAGAACCAGGTGCTGGCTTCGAATTTGAAAATAAGGTCGTAGGTGGTGCAATTCCTCGTGAATACATCGGACCTGTAGAAAATGGTGTTAAAGAAGCTATGGAATCCGGTGTTATCGCTGGTTATCCAATGGTTGACATCAAAGTTATCGTATTTGACGGCTCCTACCATGACGTTGACTCCAACGAAATGGCCTTCAAAATTGCTGGTTCCATGGGCTTTAAAGAAGGTGCTCGCAAAGCAGATCCTGCATTGCTTGAACCATACATGTCCGTAGAAGTAGACGTTCCTGAAGAATACATGGGCGACGTTATCGGTGACTTGAACTCCCGTCGTGGTCGCATGGACGGCATGGAAGCTCGTAATGGTAACCAACATATCAAAGCATATGTTCCATTGAGCGAAATGTTCGGTTACGCAACTGACCTTCGTTCCAAAACTCAAGGTCGCGGTAACTACTCCATGACATTCGATCATTACGAAGAAGTTCCTAAGAAAATTGCTGAAGAAATTCAAGCAAAGAAAAACGGTTAA
- the rpsJ gene encoding 30S ribosomal protein S10: protein MAKQQKIRIRLKAYDHKALDQSAAKIVDTAKRNGAMVSGPIPLPTEKNIFTILRSVHVNKDSREQFEMRTHKRLIDILEPNSKTVDAITRLDLPAGVSIEIKL from the coding sequence ATGGCTAAACAGCAAAAAATCCGTATTCGCCTTAAGGCATACGACCACAAAGCTCTCGATCAAAGCGCTGCTAAGATCGTAGACACTGCAAAAAGAAATGGCGCTATGGTATCTGGTCCGATTCCATTGCCAACAGAAAAGAATATCTTCACAATTCTTCGTTCTGTACACGTAAACAAAGATTCTCGTGAACAATTCGAAATGCGTACACATAAACGCTTAATCGATATTCTTGAACCAAATTCGAAAACAGTAGATGCTATCACTCGTTTAGATTTACCAGCTGGTGTATCTATTGAAATAAAACTATAA
- the rpoC gene encoding DNA-directed RNA polymerase subunit beta' — protein sequence MLDVNEFDSMRIGLASPEQILAWSHGEVKKPETINYRTLKPERDGLFCERIFGPTKDWECHCGKYKRIRHKGVVCDKCGVEVTRAKVRRERMGHIQLATPVSHIWYFKGIPSRMGLILDVSPRSLERVLYFASYIVVDPAGTPLAKRQLLSEQEYREYEAQFNEDGYTIGGKSVVIETVAQRNERLAIVREAQRKERYNAALRDDATIPEADKEYEELTREERYELGAAEEVLFACIDMGAEAVKALLAELDLEALNAELREELNTASGQRKIRAVRRLEVVEAFRQSGNRPEWMIMDIVPVIPPELRPMVQLDGGRFATSDLNDLYRRVINRNNRLKRLLDLGAPDIIVRNEKRMLQEAVDALIDNGRRGRPVTGPGNRPLKSLSDMLKGKQGRFRQNLLGKRVDYSGRSVIVVGPELKMHQCGLPKEMALELFKPFVMKRLVERGQASNIKAAKRQVERIGPGVWESLEEVIKEHPVLLNRAPTLHRLGIQAFEPILWEGRAIKLHPLVCTAFNADFDGDQMACHLPLSVEAQAEARTLMLSSHNILSTKDGKPVAVPSQDMILGTYYLTVVREDTRDKAKTFATYDEVMLAYESHIIGLQDILYIRLPDHGRVETTAGRLIFNNALFPELWQYEKREDGTYSLGKVMDKKTVGKLVDQCFQLFGNEKTAELLDRIKSLGYSFARRAGMTVAIADIKVPEVKTGLLDTAEQEVEKVSRLYRRGLITEEERYRKTIQLWTQATEDVTDAMMDNMARDKDGFNPVYMMAISGARGNKQQIRQLAGMRGLMADPSGRIIDLPIKANFKEGLTVLDYFTSSHGARKGLADTALRTADSGYLTRRLVDVSQDVIVREDDCDVVGIDLVRERARLATSPRQALELLKDKLIGRVLDKDVVNVETGELVVPAETILDEQCLADIAESGVTSVALRGAHLGSDSDINHTNLVQKIILGESDDSIRATLKETMVQNMLNKDTVQAIVDSEGVEIFPANTRLTEEGIEAILNSDVKEVQVRNNEIHGIEVEAIVEGTGVIEPLKDRIVGRIAAEELVNKETGEVIVPLNGEITEPLADEVVKHYETVKIRSVLTCRSPYGVCRKCYGRDLGTGGQVQVGEAVGIIAAQSIGEPGTQLTMRTFHTGGVAGDDITQGLPRVEELFEARKPKRNAIIAENEGTVRVVPNEGKKGTNTIFITGEDGIELDYLIPYGSRIIVKDGDVVSLGARLTEGSINPHDIMRVMGTEATQRYLVYEVQKVYKSQGVEINDKHIEVIVRQMLHKVKVETAGDADMLPGDMVDVNTFDEENRRLTLNGRENATGKRTLLGITKAALATDSFLSAASFQETTRVLTDAAIKGKIDPLLGLKENVIIGKLIPAGTGMSRYRKIEVVKNTPEIIDITEESAVEE from the coding sequence GTGCTAGACGTAAATGAATTCGATTCCATGCGAATCGGTTTAGCCTCTCCAGAGCAGATCTTAGCTTGGTCTCATGGGGAAGTTAAGAAACCTGAAACTATTAACTACCGTACGTTGAAGCCAGAACGTGATGGTCTATTCTGCGAACGCATTTTTGGACCAACAAAGGACTGGGAATGTCACTGCGGCAAATATAAACGCATTCGCCATAAAGGCGTAGTCTGCGATAAATGTGGTGTAGAGGTTACACGTGCAAAAGTACGTCGTGAACGTATGGGCCATATCCAATTGGCTACTCCTGTATCTCACATTTGGTACTTTAAAGGTATCCCATCCCGCATGGGCCTAATCCTTGATGTATCTCCACGTTCCTTGGAACGCGTATTATACTTTGCTTCCTACATCGTAGTAGATCCAGCTGGTACTCCATTGGCAAAACGCCAATTGTTGTCCGAGCAAGAGTACCGCGAATATGAAGCTCAATTTAACGAAGACGGTTATACTATCGGTGGTAAATCCGTCGTAATCGAAACAGTAGCTCAACGTAACGAACGTTTGGCTATTGTTCGCGAAGCACAACGCAAAGAGCGCTATAATGCGGCTCTTCGCGATGATGCAACAATCCCAGAAGCAGATAAAGAATACGAAGAATTAACTCGTGAAGAGCGTTATGAATTGGGCGCTGCTGAAGAGGTTCTCTTCGCATGTATCGACATGGGTGCTGAGGCTGTAAAAGCTCTCTTAGCAGAACTTGATCTTGAAGCATTGAATGCTGAATTGCGCGAAGAATTGAACACTGCTAGTGGTCAACGTAAAATCCGTGCAGTTCGTCGTTTAGAAGTAGTAGAAGCATTCCGTCAATCTGGTAACCGACCAGAATGGATGATTATGGACATCGTTCCAGTTATCCCACCTGAATTGCGCCCTATGGTTCAATTAGATGGTGGTCGTTTCGCTACATCTGACCTCAATGATTTGTACCGTCGTGTTATCAACCGTAACAACCGTTTGAAACGTTTGTTAGACTTAGGTGCTCCTGATATCATCGTGCGCAACGAAAAACGTATGCTTCAAGAAGCTGTTGACGCATTGATCGATAATGGCCGCCGTGGTCGTCCTGTAACAGGTCCTGGTAACCGTCCATTGAAATCCTTGTCCGATATGCTTAAAGGTAAACAAGGTCGTTTCCGTCAAAACTTGCTTGGTAAACGTGTTGACTACTCTGGTCGTTCCGTTATCGTAGTAGGTCCTGAACTTAAAATGCACCAATGTGGTTTGCCTAAAGAAATGGCATTGGAATTGTTCAAACCTTTCGTTATGAAACGTTTGGTAGAACGCGGTCAAGCATCCAACATCAAGGCTGCTAAACGCCAAGTTGAAAGAATTGGTCCTGGTGTATGGGAATCCTTGGAAGAGGTAATCAAAGAACATCCAGTTCTCTTGAACCGTGCCCCTACATTGCATAGACTTGGTATTCAAGCATTCGAACCAATCCTTTGGGAAGGCCGTGCTATCAAATTGCATCCATTAGTATGTACAGCCTTCAACGCCGACTTTGACGGTGACCAAATGGCGTGTCACTTACCATTGTCCGTAGAAGCACAAGCAGAAGCTCGTACATTGATGCTTTCTAGCCATAACATCTTGTCTACGAAAGACGGTAAACCAGTAGCAGTACCTTCTCAAGATATGATCTTGGGTACATACTACTTAACAGTTGTACGCGAAGATACTCGTGATAAAGCAAAAACATTTGCTACTTATGACGAAGTAATGCTTGCATACGAGTCTCATATCATTGGCTTGCAAGATATCCTTTATATCCGTTTACCTGACCATGGCCGTGTAGAAACTACAGCTGGTCGCTTAATCTTCAACAATGCATTATTCCCAGAATTATGGCAATACGAAAAACGTGAAGATGGCACTTACTCTTTAGGTAAGGTTATGGATAAGAAAACAGTTGGTAAATTGGTTGACCAATGCTTCCAATTGTTTGGCAATGAAAAAACTGCAGAACTCTTGGACCGTATCAAATCCTTGGGTTACTCCTTCGCTCGTCGCGCAGGTATGACTGTAGCTATTGCAGATATTAAAGTACCAGAAGTAAAAACTGGTTTATTAGACACAGCAGAGCAAGAAGTAGAAAAAGTATCTCGCTTGTATCGCCGTGGTCTTATTACAGAAGAAGAACGTTACCGTAAAACTATCCAATTGTGGACTCAAGCAACAGAAGATGTTACTGATGCCATGATGGATAATATGGCGCGCGACAAAGATGGCTTCAACCCTGTTTACATGATGGCTATCTCTGGTGCCCGTGGTAACAAACAACAGATCCGTCAGCTTGCTGGTATGCGTGGTTTGATGGCCGATCCATCTGGTCGTATCATCGACTTGCCAATCAAAGCAAACTTTAAAGAAGGCTTGACTGTATTGGATTACTTTACATCCTCTCATGGTGCTCGTAAAGGTTTGGCAGATACAGCGCTTCGTACAGCTGACTCCGGTTACTTGACTCGTCGTCTTGTTGACGTATCTCAAGACGTTATCGTTCGTGAGGACGATTGTGACGTTGTAGGTATCGATCTCGTTCGTGAACGCGCTCGTTTGGCTACATCTCCACGTCAAGCATTGGAATTGTTGAAAGACAAGCTTATTGGTCGTGTTCTAGATAAAGATGTAGTGAATGTAGAAACAGGGGAACTTGTTGTACCTGCTGAAACTATCTTGGACGAACAATGCTTAGCTGATATTGCAGAATCCGGTGTTACATCTGTCGCATTGCGCGGTGCTCACCTAGGCTCTGATAGTGATATCAACCATACTAACTTGGTTCAAAAAATTATTCTTGGTGAAAGCGATGACAGCATCCGTGCAACATTAAAAGAAACTATGGTTCAAAATATGTTGAACAAGGATACTGTACAAGCAATTGTTGACAGTGAAGGTGTAGAAATCTTCCCTGCTAATACACGCCTCACTGAAGAAGGCATCGAAGCTATCCTTAACTCCGATGTAAAAGAAGTACAAGTACGCAACAACGAAATCCACGGTATTGAAGTGGAAGCAATCGTTGAAGGTACTGGTGTTATTGAACCATTAAAAGATCGTATCGTAGGCCGTATTGCAGCTGAAGAATTAGTTAATAAAGAAACTGGCGAAGTTATCGTTCCTCTTAACGGTGAAATCACAGAACCATTGGCTGATGAAGTTGTAAAACACTACGAAACAGTTAAAATCCGTTCCGTATTGACTTGCCGCAGCCCTTATGGCGTATGTCGCAAGTGCTATGGTCGCGACCTTGGTACAGGTGGTCAAGTTCAAGTTGGTGAAGCTGTAGGTATTATTGCAGCGCAATCCATCGGTGAACCTGGTACTCAGTTGACAATGCGTACATTCCATACAGGTGGTGTCGCAGGTGACGATATTACACAAGGTTTGCCACGTGTCGAAGAATTGTTCGAAGCGCGTAAACCAAAACGTAATGCTATCATCGCAGAAAACGAAGGTACAGTTCGCGTTGTACCTAACGAAGGTAAAAAAGGTACTAATACTATCTTCATCACTGGTGAGGACGGTATTGAACTCGATTACCTCATCCCTTATGGTTCCCGCATTATCGTTAAAGACGGTGATGTTGTATCCTTGGGCGCTCGTTTGACAGAAGGTTCTATCAACCCTCATGACATTATGCGCGTAATGGGTACTGAAGCAACTCAACGTTACCTCGTATACGAAGTACAAAAAGTATATAAATCTCAAGGTGTAGAAATTAACGATAAACATATCGAAGTTATCGTTCGTCAAATGCTTCATAAAGTAAAAGTTGAAACAGCTGGCGATGCTGATATGCTTCCAGGGGATATGGTCGACGTTAATACCTTTGACGAAGAAAACCGTCGTCTTACTCTTAATGGCCGTGAAAATGCTACTGGCAAACGTACATTATTGGGTATTACTAAAGCTGCTTTGGCAACGGATTCCTTCTTGTCTGCTGCGTCCTTCCAAGAAACAACACGTGTTCTTACAGATGCCGCTATTAAAGGTAAAATCGATCCATTATTGGGCTTAAAAGAAAACGTAATTATCGGTAAATTGATCCCTGCTGGTACTGGTATGAGCCGTTACCGTAAGATTGAGGTTGTTAAAAACACACCTGAAATTATCGATATTACAGAAGAATCTGCTGTAGAAGAATAA